A region of Moorena producens PAL-8-15-08-1 DNA encodes the following proteins:
- a CDS encoding zinc metalloprotease HtpX, producing MASIPNPTLAAGLEALKQGNYQDAIAHLEGVCEMELDDSIVTEASQSLVEVYPKHGQPEKAIALCQHLREHPDPQIQEWAAKTQAELITKYPVAAKSPADATGFTPLEDKASSPLKLSRKPHQTASSSSLLPVPYSPPDIPTLYTPRPRWRNCGRAEHWHPLKSPKMERLWLVAITVAIAFFWLLRVLVEFAMETINSILVELPWFQPFQLLYRDPTLALGITLAILFILSPWLMDRLLKQFHGLEPLSLTQLASRHPESAKVIQKVCRKRRLPLPSLKVLPTDATVALTYGNLPRTARIVVSQGLLDQLKDDEIANIYAGQLGHIINRDFMLMSLGVLIIQIPYTIYWQIPQWAEKLKELLLVKLPGARGWLSAILLGITGTVACVSYSIYWVLSLPLLWLSRARVYYSDRIAISITGNPNGLTRALLKIALGISEDIQISGQTSGLLESFDVLLPVGYQQAIVIGSFSPTTPFEDILKWDCTNPYRYWLIINSAHPLLGERLHLPKRYAHFLKLHAELELPALIPASRNRAEFFSKLSNSYKALPLLQSTLIFGVIMGAGLRGILWIIGKVSDLLDIWQLIWLHNANSFIDACILIAFSISVFLWINNYFPDLKPTNIGTDPDLGDYFATNATLPPDSRPVLLSGKLLGRSGLRNWLGQDLILQTSTGLVRLNYCSYLGPLGNILPQPTRVSNLVNQTVIVTGWFRRGVNPWIDIETISIEEDKAIRSYYPIWITILATVAALSGAYLIFQVGA from the coding sequence ATGGCATCTATTCCTAATCCAACTCTGGCAGCTGGTCTAGAAGCTCTGAAACAGGGCAATTACCAGGATGCGATCGCACACTTAGAAGGTGTCTGTGAGATGGAGTTGGATGACTCCATTGTGACGGAAGCCTCTCAATCCCTAGTCGAGGTTTATCCTAAGCATGGTCAGCCAGAAAAAGCGATCGCACTTTGCCAACACCTGAGGGAACACCCTGACCCCCAGATACAGGAATGGGCAGCTAAAACCCAGGCTGAATTAATTACCAAGTATCCCGTTGCTGCTAAGTCCCCTGCTGATGCCACAGGGTTTACTCCCCTAGAGGATAAGGCGTCTAGCCCACTGAAACTGAGCCGTAAACCACACCAGACTGCTTCATCCTCTTCCCTATTACCAGTTCCCTACTCTCCCCCGGATATTCCCACCCTCTACACTCCTCGTCCTCGATGGCGCAACTGTGGACGAGCAGAGCATTGGCATCCCCTGAAATCTCCCAAGATGGAACGGTTGTGGTTAGTGGCAATCACGGTTGCGATCGCATTTTTCTGGCTACTGCGCGTCCTAGTTGAATTCGCCATGGAAACCATCAATTCCATCTTGGTAGAGTTACCGTGGTTCCAACCGTTCCAATTGTTATACCGTGACCCAACTCTAGCCCTAGGAATTACCTTAGCAATCCTATTTATCCTATCGCCCTGGTTAATGGATAGATTGCTAAAACAGTTTCATGGTCTTGAACCCCTATCCCTAACTCAACTAGCTTCCCGCCATCCAGAATCCGCTAAAGTCATCCAAAAGGTTTGCCGCAAACGACGTCTGCCCTTACCGAGCTTAAAAGTTTTACCCACAGACGCCACCGTAGCCCTGACCTATGGTAACTTACCTCGCACTGCTCGCATTGTAGTTAGTCAGGGATTATTAGACCAGCTCAAAGATGATGAAATTGCCAACATCTACGCTGGTCAACTAGGACATATTATCAATCGGGATTTCATGTTGATGTCCCTAGGGGTACTAATTATTCAAATCCCTTACACCATCTATTGGCAAATCCCTCAGTGGGCAGAGAAGCTAAAGGAATTACTGCTAGTTAAATTACCTGGTGCTAGGGGATGGTTAAGCGCAATTCTTTTAGGAATTACCGGTACTGTTGCTTGCGTCAGTTACAGCATTTACTGGGTATTGAGCTTACCCCTGCTATGGTTATCTAGAGCTAGAGTTTACTATAGCGATCGCATCGCCATCTCAATCACTGGTAATCCCAATGGCTTGACCCGCGCCTTACTAAAAATTGCCCTAGGGATAAGCGAAGACATCCAAATTTCCGGCCAAACCAGTGGGCTATTAGAAAGCTTTGATGTCTTACTGCCCGTCGGTTATCAGCAAGCCATAGTTATCGGCAGTTTTTCCCCCACCACCCCCTTTGAAGACATCTTAAAATGGGACTGTACTAATCCCTACCGCTACTGGTTAATCATCAACTCTGCCCATCCCCTACTGGGAGAACGTTTACATTTACCGAAGCGCTACGCCCACTTTCTCAAGCTTCATGCCGAACTAGAGTTACCCGCTTTAATTCCTGCCAGTCGCAATCGAGCTGAATTTTTCTCTAAACTCAGCAACAGTTACAAAGCCTTACCCCTGCTACAAAGTACCCTAATTTTTGGCGTAATAATGGGGGCAGGCCTAAGAGGGATACTTTGGATAATTGGTAAAGTATCTGACCTGCTCGACATTTGGCAGCTAATTTGGCTACATAACGCCAATTCCTTTATCGATGCTTGTATCTTAATTGCCTTTAGTATCAGTGTCTTTCTCTGGATTAATAATTACTTTCCCGACCTCAAACCTACCAATATTGGTACTGACCCCGACTTAGGAGATTATTTCGCTACTAACGCTACTCTACCTCCCGATAGTCGTCCTGTTCTCTTAAGCGGAAAACTATTAGGACGTTCGGGATTACGCAATTGGCTCGGACAAGATTTAATATTACAAACCTCTACAGGTTTAGTCAGACTAAATTACTGTTCCTATCTCGGACCACTAGGTAATATCCTACCTCAACCCACCCGTGTTAGTAATTTAGTTAACCAGACCGTGATTGTCACCGGTTGGTTTCGCCGGGGTGTTAATCCCTGGATTGATATTGAAACCATCAGTATCGAAGAAGATAAAGCAATTCGCAGTTACTATCCCATTTGGATTACCATCCTCGCCACAGTAGCAGCCCTATCCGGCGCTTATCTGATTTTCCAAGTCGGAGCCTGA
- a CDS encoding cupin domain-containing protein translates to MKKLSLILPLAILTFGCIVVNSQETSSPNSYTQSVTSEVLGSGYPTQEKKEILQLIRHTIKPRTKLPTHIHTGMQIGLIEAGTLTFTVVKGEAKVRKANGTELILQAGQTTELTVGDSLVESSGMVHYGENKTNKPVIILSAFLFDVEEPKTILIDPEK, encoded by the coding sequence ATGAAAAAACTGTCTCTAATTTTACCATTAGCTATCTTAACTTTTGGATGTATAGTTGTTAACAGCCAAGAAACATCATCACCCAATAGTTACACTCAATCGGTTACCAGTGAAGTGTTAGGTAGTGGTTATCCGACTCAAGAAAAAAAGGAAATTCTGCAACTTATTCGCCATACCATCAAACCCAGAACAAAACTCCCTACTCATATTCATACGGGAATGCAAATTGGACTAATAGAGGCTGGCACGTTAACGTTTACTGTTGTGAAAGGAGAGGCTAAAGTAAGGAAAGCTAATGGCACAGAATTAATTCTGCAAGCAGGGCAAACTACAGAACTAACCGTTGGAGATTCTCTAGTTGAATCTAGCGGAATGGTTCATTATGGTGAAAACAAAACCAACAAGCCAGTTATTATTTTGTCCGCTTTTCTATTTGATGTTGAGGAACCAAAAACTATTTTAATCGATCCAGAAAAGTGA
- a CDS encoding phosphoadenylyl-sulfate reductase: MTGVTSNQIELDLEAVNQQLAEASPTKIVEWAAETFGDGLVMSSSFGIQSAVMLHLVTTVVPDIPVIWIDTGYLPVKTYRFAEELIERLKLNVKVYQSAMSPARMEALYDRLWEKNDVESLNRYDQIRKVEPMQRALRELNATGWLAGLRKQQTDHRKTMGWVNKQAEQYKILPILNWHSRDIYQYLTAHDLPYHPMFDEGYTTVGDWHSSRPLSFDDQDERDTRFHGLKQECGIHLPETPGEAASLDSSSL; encoded by the coding sequence ATGACCGGGGTGACATCAAACCAAATTGAGCTGGATTTGGAAGCAGTGAATCAGCAACTTGCTGAGGCTAGCCCTACCAAAATCGTAGAATGGGCAGCTGAAACTTTTGGTGATGGCTTAGTGATGAGTAGCAGCTTTGGGATCCAGTCAGCGGTCATGCTGCACTTGGTCACTACTGTCGTTCCAGATATACCAGTAATTTGGATAGATACGGGCTACCTACCGGTGAAAACCTATCGATTTGCCGAGGAGTTGATCGAACGGCTCAAGTTGAATGTAAAAGTGTACCAGTCTGCCATGAGTCCAGCACGGATGGAAGCCTTGTATGACAGACTCTGGGAAAAAAATGATGTGGAATCCCTCAACCGCTACGACCAGATCCGCAAGGTGGAACCGATGCAGCGCGCTTTGCGGGAACTAAACGCAACGGGATGGTTAGCAGGATTGCGCAAGCAACAAACTGACCATCGCAAGACTATGGGCTGGGTTAACAAGCAGGCAGAGCAGTATAAGATTTTGCCAATTCTTAACTGGCACTCTAGGGATATCTATCAGTATCTCACAGCTCATGATTTACCCTATCATCCTATGTTTGATGAGGGTTATACAACCGTCGGTGATTGGCATTCCAGCCGACCTTTATCCTTTGATGATCAGGATGAACGGGATACCCGTTTTCATGGCCTTAAGCAAGAGTGTGGTATACACTTGCCTGAAACTCCTGGTGAAGCGGCAAGTCTTGATTCTAGCTCGCTTTAA